A single window of Sulfurihydrogenibium subterraneum DSM 15120 DNA harbors:
- a CDS encoding glycosyltransferase family 4 protein, whose product MLIHTITFAISFFVCFLIILYSKKLDIFITDHLHAGPQRFHENPTPRIGGFGIFIALSVGLMIYNPHFWIYVIVSLPIFLSGFVEDLTRTLHPKIRLFLMSIGGIIAYFVLDVKITKVDVPLIDQLLSVGIISLLFTVFALVGLSNAINIIDGFNGLASGVSIMILLAIGYVANDVGDFLIRDFSIMSVFALLGFFILNFPFGKIFLGDGGAYFIGFWIGGLVILLVKNNPSVSPWFALAVNFYPVYEVLFSFYRKEIIRGTSAFEPDPLHYHMMVYRVISLKKVPFNNKTLQNSATSVFLWVLNLFAVLPSVIFYNNTLYLIIVCLFFAIIYNLTYRKLIHSKAKAFLK is encoded by the coding sequence ATGCTAATACATACCATAACCTTTGCAATAAGTTTTTTTGTTTGTTTTTTAATAATACTTTACTCTAAAAAATTAGATATTTTCATCACAGACCATCTACACGCAGGACCTCAGAGATTTCACGAGAATCCTACTCCAAGAATAGGAGGGTTTGGTATTTTTATTGCTTTAAGTGTTGGACTTATGATTTATAATCCTCACTTCTGGATTTATGTTATTGTATCTCTACCTATATTTCTCTCTGGATTTGTAGAAGATTTAACAAGGACTTTACATCCAAAAATAAGACTTTTTCTTATGTCAATCGGCGGAATTATAGCTTACTTTGTTTTAGACGTAAAAATTACGAAGGTTGACGTTCCATTGATAGACCAGCTACTATCAGTAGGTATAATCTCACTGTTGTTTACTGTCTTTGCACTCGTTGGGCTTTCTAATGCTATAAACATTATAGATGGGTTTAATGGTCTTGCTTCTGGAGTTAGTATTATGATTTTGTTAGCTATTGGGTATGTTGCAAATGACGTTGGAGATTTTTTAATAAGAGACTTTTCAATAATGTCTGTGTTTGCTCTACTTGGATTTTTTATTTTAAATTTTCCTTTTGGTAAGATTTTTTTAGGAGATGGAGGAGCTTACTTTATAGGTTTTTGGATAGGAGGTTTAGTGATTCTTCTTGTTAAAAATAATCCATCTGTTTCTCCTTGGTTTGCCTTAGCTGTTAACTTTTATCCTGTTTATGAAGTTCTGTTTTCATTTTATAGAAAAGAAATTATCAGGGGGACTTCTGCTTTTGAGCCAGATCCTCTTCATTATCATATGATGGTATATAGAGTAATTTCATTAAAAAAAGTTCCGTTTAATAACAAAACTTTACAAAACTCTGCCACTTCTGTTTTTCTCTGGGTTTTAAATCTTTTTGCTGTTCTACCATCGGTGATTTTTTACAATAATACTCTATATTTAATAATAGTTTGCCTATTTTTTGCAATAATTTACAATCTAACCTATAGAAAACTAATACACAGTAAAGCCAAAGCATTTTTAAAGTAA